In one Oryzias latipes chromosome 13, ASM223467v1 genomic region, the following are encoded:
- the ppp5c gene encoding serine/threonine-protein phosphatase 5, whose product MTHKPEVVTEEKMAEAANEAELLKEKANNYFKEKDYENAIKFYSEALELNPSNAIYYSNRSLAYLRTECYGYALADATKALEVDKNYIKGYYRRATSNMALGKFKAALKDYETVVRVRPNDKDAKMKYQECNKIVKQKAFERAIASDETKKSVVDSLDIESMTIEDDYAGPKLEDGKVTVSFMTDMMEWFKEQKKLHRKCAYQILVQVKDVLSKLPSLVEITLKETDKLTICGDTHGQYYDLLNIFKLNGLPSDANPYLFNGDFVDRGSFSLEVILTLFGFKLLYPDNFHLLRGNHETDNMNQMYGFEGEVKAKYTAQMFQLFSEVFQWLPLAQCINSKVLVMHGGLFSEDGVTLDDIRKIDRNRQPPDSGPMCDLLWSDPQPQNGRSVSKRGVSCQFGPDVTESFLEKNKLDYIIRSHEVKAEGYEVTHSGKCITVFSAPNYCDQMGNKGAYIHLRGSDLKPEFHQFTAVPHPNVKPMAYANTLMQLGMM is encoded by the exons aGAAAGATTATGAAAATGCCATCAAGTTCTACTCAGAGGCTTTGGAGCTCAATCCGTCCAACGCCATCTACTACAGCAACCGCAGCCTGGCCTACCTGCGCACCGAGTGCTATGGCTACGCCCTGGCGGACGCTACCAAGGCCCTGGAGGTGGACAAGAACTACATTAAAGGCTACTACCGCCGCGCCACCTCCAACATGGCTCTGGGGAAGTTCAAAGCTGCTCTGAAGGACTATGAGACG GTCGTGAGGGTTCGACCGAACGACAAGGACGCCAAGATGAAGTACCAGGAGTGCAACAAGATCGTGAAGCAGAAAGCCTTCGAGCGAGCCATCGCCAGCGACGAGACGAAAAAGTCTGTGGTGGACTCTCTGGACATCGAGAGCATGA CCATCGAGGACGACTATGCCGGCCCCAAACTTGAGGATGGAAAGGTGACGGTCAGCTTCATGACGGACATGATGGAGTGGTTCAAAGAGCAGAAGAAGCTGCACAGGAAGTGTGCGTACCAG atTTTGGTGCAGGTTAAAGACGTTCTGTCGAAGTTACCCAGTCTGGTTGAAATCACGTTAAAGGAG ACAGATAAGTTAACTATTTGTGGGGACACCCACGGCCAGTACTACGACCTCCTCAACATTTTCAAGCTGAACGGCTTACCGTCAGACGCCAACCCTTAC CTGTTCAACGGGGACTTTGTGGACCGCGGCTCCTTCTCCCTCGAGGTCATCCTCACTCTCTTTGGCTTCAAGCTGCTCTACCCCGACAACTTTCACCTACTGAGAG GAAACCACGAGACGGACAACATGAACCAGATGTACGGGTTTGAAGGGGAGGTCAAAGCCAAGTACACGGcgcagatgttccagctgttcAGCGAGGTCTTCCAGTGGCTTCCTCTCGCTCAGTGCATCAACAGCAAAGTGCTG GTGATGCACGGCGGACTTTTCAGTGAAGACGGCGTCACGTTGGACGACATTAGGAAGATCGACAGAAATCGACAACCTCCAGACTCAG GTCCCATGTGCGACCTCCTCTGGTCAGACCCGCAGCCTCAG AACGGCCGGTCGGTCAGCAAGAGGGGAGTGAGCTGTCAGTTCGGACCGGACGTGACGGAGAGCTTCCTGGAGAAGAACAAGCTGGACTACATCATCCGCAGTCACGAGGTCAAAGCTGAGGGTTACGAGGTCACCCACTCAGGGAAGTGCATCACCGTGTTCTCAGCGCCCAACTACTG TGATCAGATGGGAAATAAAGGAGCTTACATCCACCTCAGGGGATCAGACCTCAAGCCAGAATTTCACCAGTTCACAGCTGTG CCTCATCCGAATGTCAAGCCCATGGCGTACGCTAACACGCTAATGCAGCTGGGGATGATGTAG
- the LOC101158963 gene encoding THAP domain-containing protein 5 isoform X1 gives MPKYCSVLSCRSESGGGERRSFYKFPLHDPVRLQEWLRNMGRHNWTPSRHQYICHQHFTPSCFKVRWGIRYLEADAVPTLFEASEKRKAVDQSGWNPKRIRSEKNGSVAVSDDGTAALDAVEVKDAVHAVHLYKVAVSLSQQVEISSVEPAGPGRSPETDLDSSGGNISLPSNQTANDPTRGENAEVVLMTDGQEELMDSITAAIWSQGGTLVTTDPIFWDKVPEVTYMAEDFPEVHGSDPVIAYFETIPNVYPSETSTQFTSSPETVLSSALSSEPISSTVPITSKHSPPSPAPMVVALQRPDADGDDGLSEAEDSEQLDHQLEEHCYHKNSLSKEQLEATVAELQRKVKVLQQRHRRHLEKLLALESTVVQLRQSNLLNEERLQLLERACLQTAAGAPQPSGAVAIIYEEDGAAFVYTPLHDSL, from the exons ATGCCGAAGTACTGCTCGGTGCTGAGCTGCAGGAGCGAGTCCGGCGGCGGCGAGAGGAGAAGCTTCTACAA GTTCCCGCTGCACGACCCGGTCCGGCTGCAGGAATGGCTAAGAAACATGGGTCGCCACAACTGGACCCCCTCTCGCCATCAGTACATCTGCCACCAGCATTTTACCCCCTCGTGCTTTAAAGTGCGTTGGGGAATCCGTTACCTGGAGGCGGACGCCGTACCCACGCTCTTTGAGGCGTCTGAA AAAAGGAAGGCTGTGGATCAGAGTGGTTGGAATCCAAAGCGGATCAGAAGCGAGAAGAATGGCAGCGTGGCGGTTTCGGATGACGGCACGGCGGCTTTGGACGCTGTAGAAGTGAAAGACGCTGTGCACGCGGTGCATCTGTATAAGGTTGCTGTCAGCCTGTCGCAGCAGGTAGAGATCAGTTCAGTGGAGCCGGCTGGACCTGGACGTTCTCCTGAGACGGACTTGGACTCTTCAGGTGGAAACATCTCTCTACCTTCAAACCAGACGGCCAATGATCCGACCCGCGGTGAGAACGCGGAGGTGGTGCTGATGACGGACGGCCAAGAAGAGCTCATGGATTCCATCACTGCTGCCATTTGGAGTCAGGGCGGCACTCTGGTCACGACCGACCCCATCTTCTGGGATAAAGTCCCAGAGGTGACTTACATGGCGGAAGATTTCCCAGAGGTCCACGGGAGCGATCCGGTCATCGCCTACTTTGAGACGATACCAAACGTGTATCCAAGTGAGACCTCCACGCAGTTCACGTCGTCCCCGGAGACGGTGCTGTCCTCAGCTCTGAGCTCAGAGCCCATCTCCTCCACGGTGCCCATCACCTCCAAACACTCGCCGCCATCTCCAGCGCCCATGGTCGTCGCTCTGCAGAGACCGGACGCCGATGGAGACGACGGCCTGTCAGAGGCAGAAGATTCAGAGCAGCTTGATCACCAGCTTGAAGAACACTG CTACCACAAAAACAGCCTGAGTAAGGAGCAGCTGGAGGCCACGGTGGCGGAGCTGCAGAGGAAGGTGAAGGTGCTGCAGCAGCGCCACCGCCGCCACCTGGAGAAGCTGCTGGCGCTGGAGAGCACGGTGGTCCAGCTGCGGCAGAGCAACCTGCTGAACGAGGAgcgcctgcagctgctggagagg GCGTGTCTGCAGACGGCCGCAGGGGCGCCACAACCTTCTGGGGCCGTGGCCATCATCTACGAGGAAGACGGCGCCGCCTTCGTCTACACGCCACTCCACGATTCACTGTAA
- the LOC101158963 gene encoding THAP domain-containing protein 5 isoform X2, which produces MGRHNWTPSRHQYICHQHFTPSCFKVRWGIRYLEADAVPTLFEASEKRKAVDQSGWNPKRIRSEKNGSVAVSDDGTAALDAVEVKDAVHAVHLYKVAVSLSQQVEISSVEPAGPGRSPETDLDSSGGNISLPSNQTANDPTRGENAEVVLMTDGQEELMDSITAAIWSQGGTLVTTDPIFWDKVPEVTYMAEDFPEVHGSDPVIAYFETIPNVYPSETSTQFTSSPETVLSSALSSEPISSTVPITSKHSPPSPAPMVVALQRPDADGDDGLSEAEDSEQLDHQLEEHCYHKNSLSKEQLEATVAELQRKVKVLQQRHRRHLEKLLALESTVVQLRQSNLLNEERLQLLERACLQTAAGAPQPSGAVAIIYEEDGAAFVYTPLHDSL; this is translated from the exons ATGGGTCGCCACAACTGGACCCCCTCTCGCCATCAGTACATCTGCCACCAGCATTTTACCCCCTCGTGCTTTAAAGTGCGTTGGGGAATCCGTTACCTGGAGGCGGACGCCGTACCCACGCTCTTTGAGGCGTCTGAA AAAAGGAAGGCTGTGGATCAGAGTGGTTGGAATCCAAAGCGGATCAGAAGCGAGAAGAATGGCAGCGTGGCGGTTTCGGATGACGGCACGGCGGCTTTGGACGCTGTAGAAGTGAAAGACGCTGTGCACGCGGTGCATCTGTATAAGGTTGCTGTCAGCCTGTCGCAGCAGGTAGAGATCAGTTCAGTGGAGCCGGCTGGACCTGGACGTTCTCCTGAGACGGACTTGGACTCTTCAGGTGGAAACATCTCTCTACCTTCAAACCAGACGGCCAATGATCCGACCCGCGGTGAGAACGCGGAGGTGGTGCTGATGACGGACGGCCAAGAAGAGCTCATGGATTCCATCACTGCTGCCATTTGGAGTCAGGGCGGCACTCTGGTCACGACCGACCCCATCTTCTGGGATAAAGTCCCAGAGGTGACTTACATGGCGGAAGATTTCCCAGAGGTCCACGGGAGCGATCCGGTCATCGCCTACTTTGAGACGATACCAAACGTGTATCCAAGTGAGACCTCCACGCAGTTCACGTCGTCCCCGGAGACGGTGCTGTCCTCAGCTCTGAGCTCAGAGCCCATCTCCTCCACGGTGCCCATCACCTCCAAACACTCGCCGCCATCTCCAGCGCCCATGGTCGTCGCTCTGCAGAGACCGGACGCCGATGGAGACGACGGCCTGTCAGAGGCAGAAGATTCAGAGCAGCTTGATCACCAGCTTGAAGAACACTG CTACCACAAAAACAGCCTGAGTAAGGAGCAGCTGGAGGCCACGGTGGCGGAGCTGCAGAGGAAGGTGAAGGTGCTGCAGCAGCGCCACCGCCGCCACCTGGAGAAGCTGCTGGCGCTGGAGAGCACGGTGGTCCAGCTGCGGCAGAGCAACCTGCTGAACGAGGAgcgcctgcagctgctggagagg GCGTGTCTGCAGACGGCCGCAGGGGCGCCACAACCTTCTGGGGCCGTGGCCATCATCTACGAGGAAGACGGCGCCGCCTTCGTCTACACGCCACTCCACGATTCACTGTAA